The following are from one region of the Fusarium keratoplasticum isolate Fu6.1 chromosome 4, whole genome shotgun sequence genome:
- a CDS encoding MPAB-Lcp-cat domain-containing protein produces MPTAFLSVQPSSWSGPVLVGAFLGYAALCSIFRFRRINALQSRLGFHDRKSLGRMTNEEAHQIVRNIANFEFPLFYDLSVRLALFETYAVQPVAKLLYAVSDLNIWEKAPKRYADTEVVYCCFASYSPASPGLHKAVARMNYLHAPYIKAGKILQEDLLYVLYASMAEPVRFLRLYEWRELTDMEVAALGTMWKYVADMMEIDYKTVLKKDMWVDGLEFFEDVSRWGEIYEDEHLRPSKEINELGHLLMNMLLQSHAKVARPLGYPAACVLMGPRLRRAFGFPEPGLGITVLTYSLLLARKLTVRYLCLPRFTPCLYISQPDEQTGRISAYHYMKEPWYVASTFWSRWNPEALFTRLAGGLLPGDGGADIKPEGFLPEDLGPERFVGKGVEEGKVMEQEVKKKISLGCPFSAAAKA; encoded by the exons ATGCCGACTGCTTTTCTCAGTGTACAGCCATCCTCTTGGTCTGGTCCAGTCCTTGTCGGGGCGTTCCTTGGTTATGCTGCCCTCTGCTCAATTTTTCGATTTCGACGGATCAACGCCCTCCAATCTCGACTTGGCTTCCATGACCGTAAATCTCTGGGTCGAATGACAAACGAAGAAGCCCATCAGATCGTGAGGAATATTGCGAATTTCGAATTTCCACTCTTCTATGACCTTTCGGTTAGGTTAGCTCTGTTTGAG ACATATGCCGTTCAGCCAGTTGCGAAGCTGCTTTATGCTGTCAGTGATCTGAATATATGGGAGAAAGCCCCGAAGAG ATATGCGGACACCGAGGTCGTATACTGCTG TTTCGCATCGTACTCCCCAGCCTCGCCTGGACTTCACAAAGCAGTAGCACGGATGAACTACCTGCACGCTCCATACATCAAGGCAGGCAAGATTCTCCAAGAAGACCTGCTCTACGTTCTTTACGCATCCATGGCCGAGCCAGTTCGGTTCCTCAGACTTTATGAATGGCGCGAACTCACCGATATGGAGGTCGCAGCTTTGGGTACCATGTGGAAGTATGTcgccgacatgatggagattGACTACAAAACCGTGCTCAAGAAGGACATGTGGGTGGACGGCCTGGAGTTCTTTGAGGATGTTTCTCGATGGGGAGAAATCTATGAGGACGAGCATCTACGCCCCTCGAAGGAGATTAATGAGTTGGGCCATCTCTTGATGAATATGTTGCTGCAATCTCATGCAAAGGTTGCTCGTCCCCTCGGCTACCCGGCAGCTTGCGTTCTCATGGGACCCAGACTGAGGCGGGCATTTGG CTTCCCAGAGCCTGGTTTGGGCATCACAGTCTTGACTTATAGTCTCTTGCTCGCCAGGAAGCTTACAGTTCGGTATCTTTGCCTCCCTCGGTTTACGCCCTGTCTATATATCTCCCAGCCAGACGAGCAAACAGGACGTATCAGCGCCTACCATTACATGAAGGAGCCTTGGTACGTGGCCTCGACCTTCTGGTCCCGCTGGAACCCGGAAGCACTCTTCACCCGGTTGGCTGGCGGACTGCTCCCTGGCGACGGTGGTGCAGATATCAAGCCTGAAGGGTTTCTCCCCGAGGACTTGGGCCCGGAGAGGTTCGTTGGCAAGGgagtggaggagggcaaggtgaTGGAGCaggaggtgaagaagaagatctcgTTGGGCTGTCCGTTCAGTGCTGCTGCAAAGGCTTGA
- a CDS encoding Actin-related protein 8, which produces MVGKVSERVLLREGLERTDNGMKLTTWPDVTPINQKNYYTDYMKRDDQVLALRLQSDATRDRLVQSARDRDRALSKTANGELPLPVADLAEEDGATTPSTGMDPSRVIVIHPGSQNLRIGFASDALPRTIPMTLATKFPQTESEMYEALPRRQFEAKTTDQQYGEEWAKKYQKMCNDLKIDMRANKRKVLPNSKELVQTFNRRTEPELIQKHNDPLEIEWTDIDTLEDPESLASCFIGNQAQRVPDDSNPKFKLWWPIQHGSWNEDGYTSQEHLYDDFETLLDKALRQELGLKTNSEWQQYSCVFVIPDLYDKRYVEQVLRSCMTWFEFSRICFVQESMAATFGAGYTQACVVDVGAQKTSVTCVEDGLCIEDSRINLKYGGYDITDTFVKMMLYDNFPYQDMNLRRRYDFLLAEELKIKHCTMSQADISVQLFQFHVRAPNQPTRKYQFKTYDEVILAPMGVYDPAIFDNSTKLRGRRKLVDRSYNAYDVDIPDDPSSAAQLAILALVQPSITSNANGFTQSQLDVSTPSKEKAQFNFLGKDGVGSGTPMGSHAGSPAPEGASTPVPPAFVFSGKDKEGANGGSPAPNGTRAAGTPIPGQNAQPPAGMFVDAAARTAKSMAAERDAVLPVAPLDIAILTSIQNAAKGDEKKLRDLLGSIMVIGGGAKIPHFTVVLEEKIKARRPDLYDRILVSRSARDMDEQVVTWKGASVFAKLSTNDSWITPFEFERLGARTLHHKVLWAW; this is translated from the exons ATGGTCGGAAAAGTCAGCGAGAGGGTCCTCCTACGGGAAG GACTGGAGAGGACCGACAATGGCATGAAATTGACAACATGGCCTGATGTCACCCCCATCAATCAAAAGAACTATTACAC CGATTACATGAAGCGCGATGATCAAGTTCTCGCCCTCCGTCTTCAGAGCGATGCGACACGCGACCGACTAGTCCAGAGTGCCCGAGACCGCGACCGCGCCCTATCCAAGACCGCTAATGGCGAGTTGCCTCTCCCCGTCGCAGACttggctgaggaggatggtgccACAACGCCCTCCACTGGCATGGACCCCTCGAGGGTCATTGTGATTCATCCCGGCAGCCAAAACCTTCGGATAGGCTTTGCCAGCGACGCGCTCCCCAGGACGATCCCCATGACCTTGGCGACCAAGTTCCCCCAGACCGAGTCCGAGATGTACGAGGCCCTTCCACGACGGCAattcgaggccaagaccacaGACCAGCAGTACGGCGAGGAGTGGGCCAAGAAGTACCAAAAGATGTGCAATGATCTGAAGATCGACATGCGAGCCAACAAGCGCAAGGTTCTCCCAAATTCCAAGGAGCTTGTGCAGACCTTTAACCGTCGCACGGAACCCGAGCTCATCCAAAAGCATAATGACCCCCTTGAAATCGAATGGACCGATATCGACACATTGGAGGACCCCGAGTCACTGGCGTCATGCTTCATCGGAAACCAGGCTCAGCGCGTACCTGATGACTCGAATCCCAAGTTCAAGCTGTGGTGGCCGATCCAGCATGGTTCATGGAATGAGGACGGGTACACAAGCCAGGAACATCTCTACGACGATTTCGAGACTCTGCTCGACAAGGCCTTGAGACAAGAGCTCGGACTCAAGACTAACAGCGAGTGGCAACAGTATAGTTGCGTATTTGTCATTCCCGACCTCTACGACAAGCGATACGTCGAGCAAGTGCTGCGATCCTGCATGACCTGGTTCGAGTTTAGTAGGATATGCTTCGTCCAGGAGAGTATGGCTGCGACCTTTGGTGCTGGATACACACAGGCTTGTGTGGTCGATGTGGGAGCCCAGAAGACATCGGTAACGTGTGTGGAAGATGGTCTTTGCATCGAGGACTCAAGAATCAACCTGAAGTACGGCGGATACGACATCACCGACACATTCGTCAAGATGATGCTCTACGACAACTTCCCTTACCAGGACATGAATCTGCGACGGCGATATGACTTCCTCCTtgccgaggagctcaagatcaagcacTGCACCATGTCCCAGGCCGACATCTCTGTTCAACTCTTCCAGTTCCACGTTCGGGCGCCCAACCAGCCAACCCGGAAATACCAGTTCAAGACCTACGATGAGGTCATCCTTGCCCCAATGGGTGTATACGATCCTGCCATCTTTGACAACAGCACGAAGTTGAGAGGCCGACGGAAATTGGTGGACCGGTCATACAACGCTTACGATGTCGACATCCCCGATGACCCCTCGTCGGCCGCCCAGCTAGCGATCCTGGCGCTTGTCCAGCCATCGATCACCTCAAACGCCAATGGCTTCACCCAGTCACAACTTGATGTGTCGACCCCTagcaaggagaaggcgcAGTTCAACTTCCTTGGCAAGGATGGTGTCGGAAGCGGAACCCCTATGGGTTCACACGCCGGCTCACCTGCGCCCGAGGGAGCCAGCACACCTGTCCCCCCTGCTTTTGTCTTTTctggcaaggacaaggagggtgCGAATGGAGGCAGCCCGGCTCCTAACGGCACCCGGGCTGCGGGAACGCCTATCCCTGGACAGAACGCTCAACCACCGGCGGGCATGTTTGTCGATGCCGCCGCTCGAACCGCCAAGTCCATGGCTGCGGAACGGGATGCTGTGCTACCTGTGGCGCCTCTCGATATTGCCATTCTTACGAGTATTCAAAACGCCGCCAAGGGTGACGAAAAGAAGCTACGAGACCTGCTGGGAAGTATCATGGTTATTGGAGGTGGCGCCAAGATCCCTCACTTCACGGTTGttctggaggagaagatcaaggctcgACGACCAGACCTTTATGATAGAATCCTGGTGAGTCGAAGCGCAAGAGACATGGACGAGCAGGTGGTTACGTGGAAGGGTGCCAGCGTCTTTGCGAAGCTGTCAACCAACGACTCGTGGATCACACCCTTTGAGTTTGAGCGTCTGGGCGCAAGGACTCTTCACCACAAGGTGCTTTGGGCATGGTAG
- a CDS encoding HABP4-PAI-RBP1 domain-containing protein encodes MSVVTKNPFAYLGNDSDGEEKPVVPVKTVDKTNPRTTKRNVEPQAPVRAGGAGGNRRGPGGNEGAFRDRGAGSDRNHGRSTEETPRSGPRGGAGARVRGGRGARHPRDRDDRHPTRSGAHGGSDKQAAQSWGATEGTAELKDEQAGDAIAQTEQKDALAEDAAAEDAAAEEAEKQVSYTDYLAQQAEKKAALDAGLNVRSANEGSKLDKKWANAKPLENEEEEYFAGTGGKAQRQRERKVKQTIDFDPRFVEPERTRGGRGGRGGRGGRGGERGGSDRGRGGNFRGGRGGREGNAPINTSDQSAFPSLGGN; translated from the exons ATGTCGGTTGTCACAAAG AACCCTTTTGCCTACCTCG GCAACGAcagcgatggcgaggagaagcccgtCGTCCCTGTCAAGACTGTCGACAAGACCAACCCTCGCACTACTAAGCGCAATGTCGAACCCCAAGCTCCCGTGAGAGCCGGTGGTGCTGGAGGCAACCGCCGAGGTCCTGGCGGCAACGAGGGTG CCTTCCGGGATCGTGGTGCTGGCAGCGATAGAAACCACGGCCGATCCACTGAGGAGACCCCCCGATCTGGCCCCCGAGGCGGTGCTGGTGCCCGTGTCCGTGGTG GCCGTGGCGCTAGACACCCCCGCGACCGCGATGACCGACACCCCACCCGCTCTGGTGCCCATGG TGGCTCCGACAAGCAGGCTGCCCAGTCCTGGGGTGCCACCGAGGGTACTGCTGAGCTTAAGGACGAGCAGGCCGGCGATGCCATTGCCCAGACCGAGCAGAAGGATGCTCTCGCCGAGGACGCCGCCGCTGAGGAtgccgctgctgaggaggccgagaagcaggTCTCTTACACCGATTACCTTGCCCagcaggccgagaagaaggccgctCTCGACGCTGGCCTCAATGTCCGCTCTGCCAACGAGGGCagcaagctcgacaagaagTGGGCCAACGCCAAGCCCCTCgagaacgaggaggaggagtactTTGCCGGCACCGGCGGCAAGGCCCAGCGCCAGCGCgagcgcaaggtcaagcagaCCATCGACTTCGACCCCCGCTTCGTCGAGCCTGAGCGCACCCGAGGTGGCCGCGGCGGCCGTGGCGGTCGTGGAGGCCGTGGTGGTGAGCGTGGTGGCTCTGACCGTGGCCGTGGAGGCAACTTCCGCGGTGGTCGCGGTGGCCGTGAGGGTAACGctcccatcaacaccagcgACCAGTCGGCTTTCCccagcctcggcggcaacTAG
- a CDS encoding BZIP domain-containing protein, with translation MADKMSIDKADPTHNQNSNHLNGLNGHRREETDSPAGSSPDRDHNPGITSANATQEAQQPKRKGGRKPIYATSEERKQRNRQAQAAFRERRTEYIKQLEETIRVHESNLHNLQAAHRTAADECLMLRYKNSLLERILLEKGIDVQAELRAKTGSPNLGPTHMPQNLVQPPPIQRAIMNRHHQSRRSNSNIAPKAEPGPVLPPPLQPHSTATSPKNRPTPSSHSNSPTNTGAFSPAASDNVSMRGSMTSMGRQQMPQQQPPQQPQQMPQSTQASRQPMMQSGVRGGPVSSGASYYPTPAFQNHIEQLEQEYDAQADMIDDSEIETPAGHGGYPSGYNGDNQQPMMMSPASNGPGHQMTPSHEPVQPPQTTHSQYPSMTQLLDQNGLDWDPFGLTASMQFPAQQFQFDQTNMR, from the exons ATGGCAGACAAGATGTCCATCGATAAGGCGGATCCGACGCATAACCAGAATAGCAACCATCTCAACGGCCTCAACGGTcatcgtcgagaagagacCGACTCGCCCGCAGGCTCTAGCCCTGACAGGGACCACAACCCGGGGATAACCTCTGCCAATGCTACCCAGGAGGCTCAGCAGCCCAAGAGGAAGGGCGGCCGCAAGCCT ATCTATGCTACATCCGAAGAACGAAAGCAACGAAACAGACAGGCTCAGGCTGCCTTCCGAGAACGCCGAACCGAATACATCAAGCAACTCGAAGAGACCATCCGCGTCCATGAGTCCAACCTCCATAACCTCCAGGCGGCTCACCGCACGGCCGCCGATGAATGTTTGATGCTTCGCTACAAGAACTCTTTACTTGAGCGTATACTTCTTGAGAAGGGCATCGATGTTCAAGCTGAGCTTCGCGCAAAGACTGGTAGCCCCAACCTTGGGCCAACCCATATGCCGCAGAATCTGGTCCAACCACCACCGATCCAGCGTGCTATTATGAACCGACACCACCAGTCTCGTCGATCGAACTCGAACATTGCACCAAAGGCTGAGCCCGGTCCCGTGTTGCCGCCTCCCCTCCAACCGCACTCGACCGCTACCTCGCCCAAGAACCGACCAACACCATCGTCGCACTCGAATTCGCCCACAAACACTGGTGCCTTCTCGCCAGCGGCCTCGGACAATGTGTCGATGCGAGGTTCTATGACCAGCATGGGTCGACAGCAGATGCCTCAGCAACAACCGCCGCAACAACCGCAGCAAATGCCCCAAAGCACACAGGCTTCTAGGCAACCAATGATGCAGTCGGGTGTACGAGGAGGCCCAGTGTCTTCGGGCGCTTCGTACTACCCCACCCCCGCTTTCCAGAATCACATTGAGCAGCTAG AGCAAGAATATGACGCTCAAGCCGACATGATTGATGATTCCGAGATTGAAACACCTGCCGGACACGGAGGCTATCCATCAGGCTACAATGGCGACAACCAACAAcccatgatgatgtcgccaGCCTCGAACGGACCCGGGCACCAGATGACACCGTCACACGAGCCCGTTCAGCCGCCACAGACTACACACTCCCAATACCCATCTATGACCCAGTTGTTGGACCAGAACGGTCTGGACTGGGACCCCTTTGGATTGACTGCCAGCATGCAGTTTCCTGCGCAGCAATTTCAATTCGACCAAACCAATATGAGGTGA